ATTTCTATTTCGTAGAGTTTCGGCCAGTTTTTGCCCGTCACGAAGATGCGGTCCCCCTCGGCGTCATAGGCGATGCCGTTCAGCACGTCGGTCGTCGCGGTTATTTCCGTTTCGGGCAGCAGCCCCGCGAGGTCGACGACGCCCTCGACGACGCCCGTCGCGGGGTCGATGACGACGATCTGGTCGGTGGTGTAGACGTTGGCCCATATTTTGCCGCCGATCCACTCCAGTTCGTTGAGGTATTCGACCGGCGCGCCCTTGTAGGTCACCGTCACGCGCTTTTCGCGGCGGAACGTCGCGGGATCGACCGTGTGGATCGTGGCCGTGCCGTCCGACATGTAGAGCTTCTCGCCGTCGGTCGTGAGGCCCCAGCCTTCGCCCGGATAGCGGAAGTCGCGGATCTTTTGCAGTTTCCCGTTCTCCAGCGAATATACGTGCGCGGTGTTGGACTGCCAGGTCAGCTGGTAGAGCTTCCCGCCGAGCAGGGTGATTCCTTCGCCGAACTCCGAACGGGGCAGGCGCACCATGACCTCGGTTTTCCCCGTCGCGAGGTCGGTCTTCCGAACGACCGATTCGCCGTGCTGGCCCGTACCTTCCCACATCGTCCCGTCGACGTATTGCAGCCCTTGGGTGTAGGCGTCGGTCGAGTGGGGGTAGGTCGCCGCGATGCGGTAGGTGTACGTTTTCGGCTCGGCCTGCACGGCCGCCGCGGCCTGCGC
This Alistipes shahii WAL 8301 DNA region includes the following protein-coding sequences:
- a CDS encoding glutaminyl-peptide cyclotransferase is translated as MKTTPIFLFSILLLGACGGPAARAKRPGAKAQAAAAVQAEPKTYTYRIAATYPHSTDAYTQGLQYVDGTMWEGTGQHGESVVRKTDLATGKTEVMVRLPRSEFGEGITLLGGKLYQLTWQSNTAHVYSLENGKLQKIRDFRYPGEGWGLTTDGEKLYMSDGTATIHTVDPATFRREKRVTVTYKGAPVEYLNELEWIGGKIWANVYTTDQIVVIDPATGVVEGVVDLAGLLPETEITATTDVLNGIAYDAEGDRIFVTGKNWPKLYEIEITEK